One Capsicum annuum cultivar UCD-10X-F1 chromosome 2, UCD10Xv1.1, whole genome shotgun sequence genomic window carries:
- the LOC107860199 gene encoding BTB/POZ domain-containing protein NPY5-like, which translates to MKYMKLGSKPDQFQTEGDNIRYVATELATDMVINVGDVKFYLHKFPLLSKSFRLQKLTADINEEGKDEINIDDIPGGPAAFEICAKFCYGMTITLNAYNVVAARCAAEYLEMYETVEKGNIIYKIEVFLTSSIFRSWKDSIIVLQTTKAFLPWSEELKIVSHCLDSVASKAYIDTSKVDWSYTYNRKKLPSENGSDSLWNGVKKQQSVPRDWWVEDLSELHIDLYKRVITTIKTKGGMSPEVIGEALRAYACRRLPGFSKGTIQGSDPVKYQYLVDVITSLLPTEKHSVSCSFLVRLLQMSISLECGETVRSELKRRIGQQLDEASVADLLLRAPANESTIYDIDIVHELVRQFMMQKRSGQSDFPEDNDFQDMYPAFASDASKFKVARVLDGYLAEVSRDPNLPLVKFVNLAEMVSGFPRPSHDGIYRAIDMYLKEHPGITKSERKRICKLMDCRKLSAEACMHAVQNERLPLRVVVQVLFFEQARATSSGGGSTPDLAGTIKTSLPGESHESSRSATTNTDEDWDAMPTAEELKALKGELAALRLRDKETGCNDTNSVDMKMSAEKAAGGKAKGLIISKRIFSKLWSNKDRLSENSSSDTSESPGSSNAGESKSTPSRSRRHSLS; encoded by the exons ATGAAGTATATGAAACTTGGATCCAAGCCTGATCAGTTTCAGACAGAAGGAGATAATATCAG GTATGTAGCAACTGAATTGGCGACGGACATGGTCATCAATGTTGGAGATGTAAAATTTTATCTCCACAAG TTTCCCCTTCTGTCCAAGAGTTTCCGCTTGCAGAAGCTGACCGCAGATATAAATGAGGAAGGCAAGGATGAAATCAACATCGACGATATACCTGGTGGACCTGCAGCTTTTGAAATATGCGCAAAGTTCTGTTATGGTATGACAATAACTCTGAATGCGTATAATGTGGTTGCGGCTCGTTGTGCAGCAGAATACCTGGAAATGTATGAAACTGTCGAGAAGGGTAACATTATCTACAAGATTGAGGTTTTTCTTACATCTAGCATCTTCCGGAGCTGGAAAGATTCAATCATTGTTCTCCAAACAACAAAAGCTTTTCTTCCCTGGTCTGAGGAATTAAAGATTGTTAGTCATTGTCTAGACTCTGTTGCATCTAAAGCTTATATTGACACCTCAAAGGTGGACTGGTCATATACATATAACCGCAAAAAGCTTCCATCTGAAAATGGAAGTGACTCGCTATGGAATGGTGTGAAAAAGCAACAGTCTGTTCCAAGAGACTGGTGGGTCGAGGACCTTTCTGAACTTCATATTGACTTGTATAAACGGGttataacaacaataaaaacaaagGGAGGGATGTCTCCAGAAGTAATAGGTGAAGCATTGAGAGCATATGCCTGCAGAAGGCTACCGGGATTCAGCAAGGGTACCATTCAAGGAAGTGATCCTGTTAAGTATCAGTATTTGGTTGATGTGATTACTTCTCTGTTGCCCACAGAAAAACATAGTGTTTCATGTAGTTTCTTGGTCAGATTGTTACAGATGTCTATTTCTTTGGAATGTGGAGAAACAGTAAGAAGTGAACTGAAGAGGAGGATTGGCCAGCAGCTTGATGAGGCATCGGTAGCTGACCTCCTCCTTCGTGCACCAGCTAATGAATCTACTATTTACGATATTGACATAGTACATGAGCTTGTTCGGCAGTTCATGATGCAGAAAAGGAGTGGTCAGAGTGATTTTCCTGAAGATAATGACTTTCAGGATATGTACCCTGCATTTGCATCAGATGCGTCCAAGTTTAAGGTGGCAAGGGTGCTTGATGGTTACCTTGCGGAAGTTTCTCGAGATCCAAATCTACCTTTGGTGAAATTTGTCAATCTTGCTGAAATGGTGTCTGGCTTCCCTAGACCTTCCCATGATGGAATTTACCGTGCTATTGACATGTATCTTAAG GAACATCCAGGAATCACTAAgagtgaaagaaaaagaatttgtAAGCTAATGGACTGCCGGAAGCTATCAGCTGAGGCCTGCATGCATGCTGTGCAGAATGAGCGCCTTCCGTTGAGAGTAGTTGTACAAGTTCTGTTCTTTGAGCAAGCCAGAGCAACATCATCTGGTGGCGGCAGCACCCCTGACCTTGCTGGAACCATTAAGACTTCGCTTCCAGGGGAATCCCATGAGAGCTCAAGATCTGCTACAACTAACACGGACGAGGACTGGGATGCCATGCCAACTGCTGAGGAGCTTAAAGCTTTGAAAGGGGAGCTTGCTGCTCTAAGGTTGAGGGACAAGGAAACTGGTTGCAATGATACTAATTCAGTAGACATGAAAATGAGTGCTGAAAAAGCTGCTGGTGGCAAAGCGAAGGGTTTAATCATTTCCAAGAGGATCTTCTCAAAACTGTGGTCCAATAAAGATAGACTAAGCGAGAACAGCAGTTCGGATACATCAGAAAGCCCCGGATCTTCCAATGCCGGGGAATCAAAGTCCACCCCATCAAGAAGTAGGAGGCATTCCCTTTCTTAA